In Thermodesulfobacteriota bacterium, the following proteins share a genomic window:
- a CDS encoding saccharopine dehydrogenase family protein, whose translation MSKVLIIGAGGVGRVVAHKCAQARDVFTAITLASRTKAKCDAIAAEIPHFPIRTAQVDAEDVPALTALLRAEQPDLVLNVALPYQDLAIMNACLAAGVDYLDTANYEPRDTARFEYKWQWAYHDRFREKGLMALLGSGFDPGVTNVYTALAAKRYLDEIHELDIIDANAGSHGQPFATNFNPEINIREVTAPCRHWENGEWVETPALQTKRTYDFPGGIGPMAIYRMYHEELESLVKNFPTIHKAQFWMTFSDNYLKHLEVLQNVGMTRIDPVLYEGREIVPLQFLKAVLPDPGSLGALTKGKTCIGVVARGLKDKVMREVYIYNICDHEEAYRETNSQAISYTTGVPAAVGAILMVTGKWRGAGVFHMEQFDPDPFLAKLAEMGLPTEVVEREGWSRL comes from the coding sequence ATGAGCAAGGTGCTGATCATCGGAGCGGGCGGGGTGGGGCGGGTGGTGGCCCACAAGTGCGCCCAGGCCCGGGACGTGTTCACGGCCATCACCCTGGCCTCCCGGACGAAAGCCAAGTGCGACGCCATCGCGGCCGAGATCCCCCACTTCCCCATCCGCACCGCCCAGGTGGACGCGGAGGACGTGCCGGCGCTCACGGCGCTCCTGCGGGCCGAGCAGCCGGACCTGGTGCTCAACGTGGCGCTTCCCTACCAGGATCTCGCCATCATGAACGCCTGCCTCGCCGCCGGGGTGGACTACCTGGACACGGCCAACTACGAGCCCCGGGACACGGCGAGGTTCGAGTACAAGTGGCAGTGGGCCTACCACGACCGGTTCCGGGAGAAGGGGCTCATGGCGCTCCTCGGGAGCGGCTTCGACCCGGGCGTCACCAACGTGTACACCGCGCTCGCGGCCAAGCGGTACCTGGACGAGATCCACGAGCTCGACATCATCGACGCCAACGCCGGCAGCCACGGCCAGCCCTTCGCCACCAACTTCAACCCCGAGATCAACATCCGGGAGGTCACGGCTCCCTGCCGCCACTGGGAGAACGGGGAGTGGGTCGAGACCCCGGCGCTCCAGACCAAGCGCACCTACGACTTTCCGGGCGGCATCGGGCCCATGGCCATCTACCGCATGTACCACGAGGAGCTCGAAAGCCTGGTCAAGAACTTCCCCACCATTCACAAGGCCCAGTTCTGGATGACCTTTTCCGACAACTACTTGAAGCACCTGGAGGTGCTCCAGAACGTGGGGATGACCCGCATCGACCCGGTCTTGTACGAGGGCAGGGAGATCGTCCCCCTCCAGTTCCTCAAGGCGGTGCTCCCCGACCCGGGGAGCCTGGGGGCCCTCACCAAGGGCAAGACCTGCATCGGGGTGGTGGCCCGGGGGCTCAAAGACAAAGTCATGCGCGAGGTCTACATCTACAACATTTGCGACCACGAAGAGGCCTACCGCGAGACCAACTCCCAGGCCATCAGCTACACCACCGGCGTGCCCGCCGCCGTGGGAGCCATCCTGATGGTCACCGGCAAGTGGCGGGGGGCCGGGGTCTTCCATATGGAGCAATTCGACCCCGACCCCTTCCTGGCCAAGCTCGCCGAGATGGGGCTGCCCACCGAGGTGGTGGAGCGGGAGGGCTGGAGCCGGCTGTAG
- a CDS encoding type IV pilus twitching motility protein PilT, which yields MPKLDAYFRAMHQQGASDLHLVAGNLPAMRLHGELKKLKAEPLTDAGLRELLRELAPPDAWAAYEETGDLDFAYELEGVARFRANYFRQKHGAAAVFRLIPSKILSCADLGLPDAVRKLAYLRKGLVLVTGPTGSGKSTTLAAIVDEANRNRKDNILTIEDPVEFVHESKGGLVSHREVGTHTRSFAAALRAALREDPDVILVGEMRDKQTVALAIEAAATGHLVFGTLHTQNAPKTVDRVVEVFTAEEQPQIRSTLADSLKAVVAQNLFRRADGSGRIAALEVMIVTAAIANLIREGKTYQIPSAIQTGKKLGMQSLDGTIAELLEKKLIDPREAYDKAVDKERFAKYLPEPPEGSA from the coding sequence ATGCCCAAGCTCGACGCCTACTTTCGCGCCATGCACCAGCAGGGCGCATCGGACCTGCACCTGGTGGCCGGCAACCTCCCGGCCATGCGCCTCCACGGAGAGCTCAAGAAGCTCAAGGCCGAGCCCCTGACCGACGCGGGCCTGCGGGAGCTCCTGCGCGAGCTCGCGCCCCCCGACGCGTGGGCCGCCTACGAAGAGACCGGCGACCTGGACTTCGCCTACGAGCTCGAAGGAGTGGCCCGGTTCCGGGCCAACTACTTTCGCCAGAAGCACGGGGCGGCGGCGGTGTTCCGGCTCATCCCCTCCAAGATCCTCTCCTGCGCGGATCTCGGCCTGCCCGACGCGGTGCGCAAGCTCGCCTACCTGCGCAAGGGCCTGGTGCTCGTGACCGGCCCCACGGGCTCGGGAAAGTCCACCACCCTGGCCGCCATCGTGGACGAAGCCAACCGCAACCGAAAAGACAACATCCTCACCATCGAAGATCCGGTGGAGTTCGTCCACGAGAGCAAGGGGGGCCTGGTGAGCCACCGGGAGGTGGGCACCCACACCCGCAGCTTCGCAGCCGCGCTGCGGGCGGCGCTGCGGGAGGACCCGGACGTGATCCTGGTGGGGGAGATGCGCGACAAGCAGACCGTGGCCCTGGCCATCGAGGCCGCCGCCACCGGGCACCTGGTCTTCGGCACCCTCCACACCCAGAACGCCCCCAAGACCGTGGACCGGGTGGTGGAGGTCTTCACGGCCGAGGAGCAGCCCCAGATCCGCTCGACCCTGGCCGACAGCCTCAAGGCCGTGGTGGCCCAGAACCTCTTTCGCCGGGCCGACGGCTCGGGGCGCATCGCCGCCCTGGAGGTGATGATCGTCACCGCCGCCATAGCCAACCTCATCCGCGAGGGCAAGACCTACCAGATTCCCTCCGCCATCCAGACCGGGAAGAAGCTCGGCATGCAGTCCCTGGACGGCACCATCGCCGAGCTCCTGGAGAAGAAGCTCATCGACCCACGGGAAGCCTACGACAAGGCCGTGGACAAGGAGCGCTTCGCCAAGTACCTGCCCGAGCCCCCGGAGGGATCGGCGTGA
- a CDS encoding ferritin-like domain-containing protein, whose amino-acid sequence MGTRGREIVGVDVGELLKLLNKAFADEWFAYYQYWLGAKVVKGPMKDAVAAELLQHATEELAHAELVANRIIQLGGKPVTEPRLWYEWSGCGYLPPDDEYVKTILEQNIEGEQCAISTYDALLKIVAGKDIVTYNLVMTILEQEVEHEEDLQALLEDLELLVSRGGR is encoded by the coding sequence ATGGGAACGCGCGGAAGGGAAATTGTCGGCGTGGACGTCGGAGAACTGCTCAAGCTCTTGAACAAGGCCTTTGCAGACGAGTGGTTCGCCTACTACCAGTACTGGCTGGGGGCCAAGGTCGTGAAGGGGCCCATGAAGGACGCCGTGGCCGCCGAGCTCTTGCAGCACGCCACCGAAGAGCTGGCCCACGCCGAGCTCGTGGCCAACCGGATCATCCAGCTCGGCGGCAAGCCCGTGACCGAGCCCCGCCTGTGGTACGAGTGGTCGGGGTGCGGGTACCTGCCCCCCGACGACGAGTACGTGAAGACCATCCTGGAGCAGAACATCGAGGGCGAGCAGTGCGCCATCAGCACCTACGACGCCCTGCTCAAGATCGTGGCGGGCAAGGACATCGTCACCTACAACCTGGTGATGACGATCCTGGAGCAGGAAGTAGAGCACGAAGAAGACCTCCAGGCCCTCCTGGAGGACCTGGAGCTCCTCGTGAGCCGTGGCGGGAGGTAA